In the genome of Phocoena sinus isolate mPhoSin1 chromosome 15, mPhoSin1.pri, whole genome shotgun sequence, the window AGGTCCTAGCAAGTACCCacgggggtggggctggggcagctggaggctgggaggggggagggggaggaggggagggggaggtgcagggggagggtgtgtgtgtccAGGCTCAGTGTGAGGAAGAGGAACTGAGGGCCGCCCCAGGCTGCCTGGGAGCGTGGGAGGAGGGGATTCCCCAGCTGAGGCCAGAGCAGCCCCTCCCGGCTCCTGCCATCACAAAGCCTTGATTTGAGGAAGGGCCAGAGGAGCTGCTTTCTGTAGAAAACAGGGCAGAGACCCGTCCAGGGTCAACAGGCTCCTGGGACCCGTCCAGGGTCAacagcatggggtggggggggtgaggCCAGGATCCAAGGTCAGCCTGATCTCAGAGTTTGAGCTCTTCACCAGCCCGGCTGCCTGACCTTGGACATCACATCACCtgctccgagcctcagtttccccatctgcaaaatggggcaaGAATGTAGCCTCTATGGGCTTGTGACAGAGATGAAGCTGGGTAAGGAGGTCAAGCCACAGCCAGCCCCTGTCCTCCTGAAGGGAGGGCTGGACCCTCTGGCAGCTGTCCAGGGGCAGGCCAGCACAGATCAGGGCTACAGTCTTAGAGTTGCTTGTCGGAGTGAGACCTGTACATCCACAGAGGTCTCCCCTATGTCCGAGGGTGCCCTGGGCTGGGCATGCCTCTCAGGTACCTGGAAGTTGCTATTTAGATCCCAAGTTCCCTTCCCACAATAGCTGGCTTGGAGGTCTCTACACACCTCCCCCACACGTGTGCAAACAAGCCCCCAGCCCCCCTGGTGCAGCTTCCATGAACCTGCAGCTCAGGCCCAAGTTCCAGCTGAGACCAGGATGCCCATGTTGCCCCAAAGAGCATCTTTATTCGCAGCAAAGGACGTCACCATAGCAACACACTTCAATTCCCTGAGAACTTTTCCCTTATCGTTCACTTTCCTAGCTATGTCTTTGcagaaggaaacacagaagacagaaCACACCTCACTGGTCAGGTGCGCCGAGCTGGGCTGGTAGGAGACAGGTTCTGtgcaggaggtgggcagggagaggccaGATACCAcgacatataaataaatacatagagtGTTAGACATTTCCATCAGCTTTAACGACAAAGATTATCCCAAGTTTGGCTTCTGCTTTTTCTGATccacagaaaagataaaatagcgccctccccaaccccccgaaaacacagacaaaaacacCCTACTTTGTACGCACCCCCTTTCGAAAAAGAAGCACAGTAAAAAATACTGTCACAATATTTACAGACACACCCACTATGGGTGACTTTCTCTCTACTTCGGAGAGGAGATAAGATCCTCAGCTGACTCCCCGTCACGAAGGGAAGATGGCTAAGAGAGCGGGGAAGACCCCTGCCCGGGATGGTGCCACACTCCACCCAGCGGCAAGGCCACTGGGGCTGCTGTTCCCCAGGTACCCAGGCCAAAGCTCAGTGGGAGGAGGGGACTCGGGCCACACCCCCCAAACCCAGCTTTCTCGCAGCACTGAGCAGGGTGAGTTGTCCTGGGGACTCTAAGGAGCCAGGATCCCAGGGGGCAGGCGCCTGCAGCGCTGGGCCTGCGCTCGGCAGGAGGGAAAGGCACCTGCACATCGCTACAGAGCAGCCCCTGGTCCCCATGCTGCCCAAAGACCCCAGAATGATAATAAACCTGCCCTCAGAGTGGCCTCTGACTTACAAATCCTTCTGGGGTGGAGcatggacagacagacaggcgGTGCCTTGCCTGTTCCTCGGCAGAGCAGAGCCGCCCAGCAGTCTGCTACACGGATGGGcacacagtacacacacacacacacacgcacagcccTGGGGGAGCCTCGAATGCCAAGGCCAGGGCGGCACAACAGGGGTCCCCGGGCCCTTTGGATACCAGGGGTGCCCGGGGACAGGGTTTCAGCCATAGCTGCTAGAAGATGGCAGTGTGGGGACACCAGGGTGTGTCCGGATACAGGTGGCAGTGGATGGAGCGGAACCTGTGGGGACAGAGTGGGGGGCTGGTCCGTGTGGGGTGCGGGTACTGAGCTCCCAGCGCCGGGGGCCCTCTTGCACCCAAGCAGGCTCCTGGTCGTACTCTTTCATCACGCTGCTTAGCTGCGGCAGACCCCAAGGGACCCTAGGTGAGCCCCGCCcccatctgggcctcagtttcctcacctggatgGGTCGGCCTCCACTGAGAAGGGCCCCTTAATGTGGACAGCATTCCGCTTGTTTTCAAACATGCCGTAGCTCAAGGTCACCTGCAGGGGTAGGGACACAGTGACGCTGGGAGGGGTGCCGAtaccaccccaccctgccccttccctcctctcccagccgCTCTCCTCCGTCCCCATCCCTTCCTGGGCTGCTAGGCAGCGCACCTGCTCGTGGAGCTCGGAGGTGGGGACCTGCTGCAGGTTCTCCAGGTGGGAGTGGAAGAGCCCGCTGCGGATGAGGGGCACGCCCAGCAGAGCCTCCACGATGTAGCCGATGGTGCAGTCGTCCGGCAGCCGGATCCGCTCGGCCGTGCTCATGAAGTGGCCTCCGCTGTGGGAGGGCTGGAGTGAGCCAAGGCGGGAGCTGGGCAGGAGCCCACCAGGCAGTGTCACCCTGGCCGGGCCCAAGAAGGAGGTGCACGTGCCCGGCCTGTGTCCCTAACGGGCTCTCACGCTGgcagccccccacctccctgagCCCCAGGACAGCCCCCTCCTCCGTACCAGCCAGATGATTCTCTGTGAGTTGGGGGTTACCGGACGCAGGAAGGGGTCCTGCCCAACCTGGGTGCTGACCACCCTGGTGGCTGTGGGCAGTGGTGGGACGACTCACCCTGCCAGTACACGTGAGGTTGGGGACACTGGTGCTGGGAAGATGAGTCAAGCCAGGCCCCCAGTGGGGGGACCTTGCGGTCTGGGGCAGCCTCGCCTGTGCCCCAAGGCACCCACTCACCTGGCCCAAGGGCTCATCTTCAGGGCCAGCCCCCGGCTGATGCAGAAGCCAGCCCCGCCGGTGGCAAACCAGAAGTGGACGGGCCGCTGCGGGAGGGGGCACATGGTGAGGCTCCCAGACCCTTCCCCCCAGGCTGCAGGGacacctccagcccctccccgctCGGCGCAGGCCTGTGTGGGCGGAACACTCACCACCTTGCTCTCGCTGACCCTCTCTGTGGCCTGGATGGGCCTGTCCAGGCTGGGCTTGCCGAGGTAGATGTCCTGCGTGTGCGGGTAGCTGGCCAGCAGCTTCAGCAAGGCCCGCACGTTCACGTAGTTATCATCATCCACGTGGCAGAACCACCTGCGGGGAGGCAGGGCCGTCAGGGGGGCGCGCGGGGGGCGGGGACTGCCAGGGCGGGAGCCAGCCCGAGGAGGGGACGCTCCCGGGCCCCAGCCGAAGGCCAGCACTCACTTCCTCCCCGATTCGACGAAGCGGTCATACTCCACGGCCATCTTGCAGGACAGTGCCTGGCGGCTGTGGGCAGCCGAGCAGTTAGTATTGACCACGTTGCCTGCGGACGAGGGGAGGGGCTGTGAGTGGGTCCAAGATGGTTCAGCGAGGGCGGCCaggcccagggtcacacaacaAGACCCGTGAGAGCAGAGCAAGAGAGGGTGGGTGGCGGTCTGTCTCGGGGCGCCCTGGGTTCAAGCCGTGCCTACGATGGCCTCCCCCTCAACCCCTCCCTCGAACAGGACCCAGGCCCGACGATCTCACCCCCCAGCCCAACCCCCTCCTagaggccccgccccgccccgcccctgcccatTCAGGCGGCTTTTTCCCAGCACCAGCCACCTGTTGCCGCCACACCAGCTCAAAGGGCCCCGGGCGCTGAAAGGGCCTCATTTGCATGAGAATTGGGCGGGGGGGGGCGAGTGGTGGGGCGGAGCGTTGAGCAAACCCCTTGAGTAAACGGCCCTCCCAGGCCCGTGGCCTCGGTGACCTCTCCAGAGGGGAGGGTTTCCTCTGGGcgggagccccccccccccgccgagCCTCCCCGCGTCCAGGGCTCACCCGTGCGCCTGGCCAGGGCTTCATCTTCCCCGTCCGTGAAAATGTACGTCTGCAGGGAGAAATACGGCCTTGAACAGGCAGCTCTGTGCCCCCGCCACCGTGGGGTCCAGGGCTGGGCACCCTGCGGCTTTACAGGGATCCTGCAGTCACACCCATGCCCCAcctttgagcctcaatttccccacaTGCAGAGTGGGGCTCAAGTGCCTACCCTGAGTGGGAgtgggctgggggcccaggaaGACCCCACCCCCTACCACCCCACCCCCTACCTCGACAGCTGGGCCCAAGGTCAGCCAGCAGCTGCGCCGGCACGAGCCAGGTGCGGTGCCCCGCCCACCCGCCAGGTAACCGGCTCCGGCTGTCCTGCACACCTGGCGAGGCACACACCCTTACTGACACAGTGCCCAGCCTGTGGGAGGGGCGGAGGGTGGGGGATTGCAGGCGGAGGAGGTCCGCTTTGGGAAGCCAAGTCTCAATCAGTCGGGGACAAAGGCCTCCGCTGGGCGGCCGCCAAGCACTGGCGGACAAAGGGCCCGGAGGGAGGATGAATCACCAGGCGTTGTCCGCCAGCTTTGTCCTGGGCCGCGCTGTGAGGGGAACTCGGCCGCATTAAGCGGGAGTGGCCGCACAGCCCATTACCATACAGCTGGCCTGGTTAACTGGGCCAGGCTGGGCACAAGGTCCGGCGGGCTGGGGTGTGGCCACAGCCCTGCAGTCCTCCGGGCTGGGCCCTCAACACCGGGGCCTCCCTCGCACCCCTGGCTGCGTGACCAGCCAGTGCAGCCGGTCACCTTCTCTGAGCCAAAGCAGCCTCCAGGGTTCTAAGGAGACACGGTCCGCAGGGTTGAGGCGGGAAACCTCACGTGCCCCAGCGCAGGAATCAGTGCCCCCAGCATCCATGCAGCCTAGCAGCCCCGCCTGCTGCGTGCCCTGCTCAAGGCCACATCAGGGCTCCACCTGTGCCAGCACGGGGCCACCCCTGCCGGGATCGCTCCGCGGAAGAGGTGGGGGGCAACGGGGAGGGGCCAGGAGCTGCCAGCGCCCGCCTGGGCCCGTCGGCACACGGGGAGGAATGTTCCCTTACCTCTGCCCGGCCCGCCCAGCGCGTGCCGCCCAGCACACCCAGGTGTGGCTGAGTGCAAAGCCCAGGCCCGGTGGAGGGTGCTGGGAGCACAGGCAGCGAGAGACCCCCCACCTCCGTGCCCACCAGGCCTCGGTTTCCTTCTGTGTACAAACGGGTGCAAGGGAGGGACCGGCGTGTGCAGGCCTGGCATACAGCACGAACCCAGCGACCTGGCGCACTCACCTGCAGTGCCCACCCTCAACTGGCAGCTCCAGCTCCTTGCCCAGCCTGAGCCCAGACCCGGGCACACTCTCAGTGAGGTCACAAGCTGGCTGGGCCTAGAGAGAGCTAAGGGAGGTGGCAGGCTCCTTCTACACCCTCTCCACGCACGCACCCCCTCCTTCCAGAGCAGACACCCCAGGGCAGCCCGCACGCACAGACTCGCATCCAgcgcccccgccccgccagcATCTCAGCCCTGGAATGCCGTGGGAGGACGAGGCCGGCCCGTGCAGACCCGCCGTTGCCGCCACTGGATTAAAAGGAAAATGCTTTCTTAATGAAATCAAGGGAGGCCTGTTCTCCCGAGCGCTTGGTGGTGCCCTAAAAACCCAGCCCAAGGCTACGGAGATTCAAGTCACCTTTGTTCAGAGGGGAGTGCTTGGAGGCGTGAGGTGTGGGGTGTGCGGGTGCCGGGCCTCCGGTCTCCCCACATCAGAGCAatcaggaggggaggggatgggctgCCCGGCCGCGGGCCTCACGCACTGCTCAGAGCCTCATTTTCCGCCCTCTGTGCAATGGGCGGAACCAGAGCTCACGGGTGCCCAGGGCAGGGTGCTCCGACGCGTtctcctctttcatctccctaATGGCCCTGGGAGGAGGGCACCATTACGACCCGAGTGTGtacaagtggggaaactgaggcccagagaggggcagccCCCAGTCTGCGGTCACACCCCGGGGCAGAGGCTGTGCTGGTCCACCCCAGCCACGCCTTCCAGGGACCAagacacacacccctcccccccccccccccccccccccccccgcccagacccctccccacttccccagaAACGACAGGGCCGGAGGAGGAAGAGTTGGGCAGCGAGGGCCGCAGGGCTGGCTGTGGGTGGGCGGGGGGACACCCACAGGAAGCGGCATTGTTCCTGGAGCTGCGATTCAAAGAAACACAGGATGCCAAGCTCTCCCCCCAACAATTGTGGCTGCCGCGGTGGCAGCCGCTGCAGCCTGGCCCACTccgggagggatgggggaggaaagTGTGGGCCAAAGGCCCAGCCCCTCATCCTGGACTTCAAGGCCCGCCACAGTGTGGTCTCTATTGACCACCCCCACCCAAGTCACTGCAGTTGCTGGAAGTTTCTTGCACACCCCCCATGCTTGTGCTCGAGATGCCCAATTGCCCTTTCAGGgcattttcttctctcagtctAGCTCAAAtggcacctcctccaggaagtccctccctccccaacacGGGTCAGATGCCCACTTTCAGCTCACACAGCCTCTCTGGGTTTCCCCCCCTGCGGCCCTGACTTCCTTGAGTCTCCCCCATCGGACTGGGTCTGAATCACCCCTCACAGGGCTGGGAAAGGAGGTCTCTCTGTTGAAACAGTTTCGAGGACCCCTCCCCCACAGGACACCGTAAGAGGGGTTCCTGCTTGCTGTGACACATGAACCGATTGTTGGGGACAGATTCGGCCTCTCCTGGGTGAGGGCCCTAGGGTGAGAAGGAAACCCAAGTGGCCCCTCAACGGGGAGCAAAGGGTCCAGGGGAGGGACGGCCTCCACCCCGACTCTGAGTACTCCCTGGGCTCATTCCCTACATCTCTAGGCTTTGCCAGTCCTCTTTTACGACACCCTACTGGAAGGGCAATGCTTTCCctgtttcagagatgaggaaactgagggtcagagaggcccttggtcttgcccaaggtcacctagctTGGCTGGGACTGGTACCTGAGACCCCCCTGACCATATTCCCTCCGCTGGAGAAAGCCCCCAAAGTCCAAGACGAGGGGTGCTCAGAGCTGGTGGCAGCCCAGAGGGGGCTGAACactgccaaaggtcacacagcagggaggCAGAGTCCTGGGGGATGGTGCCCCACAAGGGCTGTCACTCAGGGATGTGGGGGACCCCACAGGCCCTCATCGCCAGGCAACCTGAGTGGCCAGCACGCCGGCGGCGTTCCCATGGAGCACATAGCTGCACACAAGAGGCCGGACGCCTTTCTCCACTGGAGAAAGGGGCTTTGTTACCTTGCCCAAGCGGCCGGCGTGAGAGCCGCCCGGCGCTGGGAATCCTAACGGCCCAGCAGCCGAACAAAACCCGCAGCCCCCGCTGCCCCCCCCGCCGGGCTGCTGAGCCCCTGCGAAAGGGACGCTGTGTTCCCAGGGCCCCCTCCCCACGCTTGGACCAGACAGGACCCTGCCCCCCCAGGCCCCATCAGGACCCCATCATGGCCCTGCCCCGAAACAGGGCTCAGCCAGGCCAGAAGGCCCCCAGACCTCGAGGGCTGACACAGGGAGGAAGCGGTGTGGGCTCTTCTCTGAGCCCCCAGCCTGGTCAAGGGTCCTTCACCCTCATCCCGGATACCCAGTTTGTCCCTTGAGTTTCCCAGCTCAGGGatatccccccaccccacacccccacagGGCTCACATTCTGCCCTCATCCTGCCCCAACCCAGCCGTCCTGCTGCAGCCTGGAGGGAGATTTTCAAAGTGGGGTGTGTCTTTATTATGTGTGTGGAGGAAGTCGATGCTCAGCTAGGATGTACTGAGCACAAGGTTCCAGGCTCCAGAGACTTCTGCACTGTGGAGAGAGGACCGCCGAACAGACTCTGAAACCCAGCGCTCTCTTTCTTTTGAGATGGACTCCCCAGGGCCCACTAACGCCCACCCCCAACTTCAGAATATCTTCTACAGTGACTTGTCCCATTGCAAAGACTGGGATGGGGATGCGCCTGGCCCTGAGCCCAGGGGTCCTAACCCCCCACTCCGCCTCTAAGGAAAGAGTCTTCTTCCCAGGGAAGGGCATGAGCCCAGGGTGACGCCCATGCAGAATCTGCCTTGGGGAGGTTTGGGGACAATAACGCCCCGTTAATGAGTTCCAGTGTTTGAGGGGCAAGAAGCATCACAGGGCACCAACCCCAGGCACTGGTGGCTGGTGTGGGGTCAGTGCAGGCCACCCAGGGCCCTGGAAGTTGGCTGGGGATGGGTCCCCAGCATGCAATTCCACAACCGTATGGGGAGAGTGGCCCCACCAGGAAAACTGGGCTGGAAGGGGGCAGACCGGCATCACTCCCCCTGATACTCCCAGTGGCTGTACAGAGGTGCAGCCTGGCGCCCATCGGATGCTGCCACCAGCTGGACAAGAGGGCACCTTCTCCCCTGCCCACTTGCCCAAGCTGCGGGGGCTCACCATCTCCTTGTGGCGCGAGATCCACGTCTCCAGCAGCAAGTCGAGGCGCGCGCGGTGAAACTTTTTGGTGGTCTTGACCGCGATGAAGACGTCGTGCGGCGTGAGTGGCTCGGCCGGGGGCCGCGGATGGCCGTCTGCGGGGCGGGGGACGCTGCCGGGCGGTGGGCCCGCGTCTCTACGAGAGCGGGTCAGCAGGCTGAAGTACTCGGACAGACTGTGCACCTCGCGGACTAGCACCCCGGGTGCCGCCGCCGCCTCCAGCCCAGGAGCTGGGGCCGCCCCCGAGGGGCCCGCCAGGCTGCGCAGCGCGCGCCGACCGCGCTCAGCGGGCACCGGGGGCGGCGGCGGGTCGGCCGTGAGCACCAACAGGCAGGCGAGCAGCGCGCCCGCCAGCGCCAGCAGCAGGCGACGGCCGCAGCGCTTGAGCATGGTGGGGTGGCGGCCGCACCGTGCGCCCAGCCCCGCGCGCCCTGCCCGGTGCGCCCTGCCCCTCACTCCGGCGCCGACGATCTGGGGTCCCGCGGCAGGTCCAGCAATGCACCGCCCGCGCCCCGCGCTCTTAAACCGCCCAAGCCTGGCTCCGCCCCGGGGGGCGGGGCCCTCCGTGAGGCCCCGCCTTCAGCACGAGCTCACTGGCTCCCGGGCCCTGGGGCGGGGCCTCTCCAGGTTGCCCCAGATGCTCTGCAGAGCCCACGTGGGGCCGCGGCGGGGGTCTGGGAACTGCCGAGCGGGCGTCTTGGGCTCCCGCCCCCGGTCCGCACGTgcacgccccgccccgccccgcccggatCGCCCCGGCGGGCAGCGGGGCGGCGTGGGGATGTAGGTCCGCCCCGCCCCAGTGGCCCTGAAGGGGAAACCCAGGCTGGCCAGCGCCGGCTGGAGATATACCCGGCGTCTGACATAAGGAGGGGCGCGCCCTCGGCGCTGTGACGGGGATTCTGGGACAGGGACTTCGGGCTCAATCGTCCCGCGGGGGACGTCCTTCCTTCCTCgctccacacttcccctccccgAACCCGGCTTCCTGCCCTAGGGACGGCGCAGGCCTTGTAACAGGGCTGGTGCCTGGGTGGACCTGACCGCTCGGTCCAGAGTACCCTTTATTAATATCGAGGAGGTGCTCAGCCACCTGAGCCACAGGTAGGGACACGAGGTTCCAGCGAGAAAGCACCTTACCAAATTCCATCCCTAGCCCGCGAGCTAATTTCCTCGTCTCTGCCCAACGTCGGAGGGCAGAGGATTGGTTCCCCGAAATCCTCGGGCGCCCCGTGGCGCCCCGAGAAGAAACCGAGATCGCCCCTCCCCGCGCGGGATGAAAGGCCGCCTTCTGTCCCATTTGGTCCCTCTGCTCTCGGGCCAGATGTGGCCCAGCTgtgcccccgccccgcctccccggCACACGGCGGCTCCCACCCCCGGCCCTTCCCACGGGCTGGGCCAGCCCACCGCACGAGCAGGGGCGGCAGGAATGTGCGCCGACAGCCTGGGTTGAGGGTTAGGGACGAGGGGCGAGGAAGTGGCCAAGGGCTCCCCGTGGCGAAATCAAAGTCTGAGTCGCCCGCCCGCAGCATCTTCCGGAAGCGCGGCTAGGGGCGGCTCTCCGCTTggctgcctccttcccctccctcctcagttCCTCCGCATCCCCTCCTAAGGAGGCCCTAGGCGACCACCGCGGCTAAACTGGTCCCCCCCTTAGCGCTCACTCTGCCCGCTGGCCCGTTTTCTTCACAGCGCTTACCTCTGCTCGATGGCACCCCTTCATGGTCCCTTTCCCTCCACTTGAATGTCAACTGCGGAGAACAGGGCCTGGAACGTAGTAGGTGCTCTATAAAGACTTGCTGTGTAAGTGTCTGGCCCGGGTTCCAGACTCTCTCCTGGCTCATTTGTTCTCAGGGCCCTGGGGCCCTACCTCTTGCCCCTCTGGGATGGGGTGCGGTGGAGGATGGGAGTTCCCAGGCCTCTTCCTGTACCCACCCCCAAGGTAATTAGCAGGCGCCACCTCAGGCAGGCAGATGCCTGAGCAGATGGTGCTAGCTGTGCCCAAGTGACAAGACCCCCATGGAGTCACCTCCTGCCATAAACCCCTCCTCCATCGGCCAGAGCCCCGCCTTGGAGCCTCTAGTCGGCTGgagaggtgggggtgggcaggggggaaatGGACCCAATGGCGGGGTGGGCCACCCCCAAACAGTCAGCTGAGCCCCAGCACAGCTCCAGCCTCCTGTCTGAAGGGTCTCTGTGCCCCATTTCCCTCGCCCTACCACCGATGCTTGTCTATACCATTTCTGGGCTATTTTGAGAGGGAGCCTCCTCCACGACTTTCCTCTCCACcctggtctccctgcccccagtctACCTGCTCTATTGATTCTCCACTCAGAAACCACACAGCTTAATCAGACCCCCAcgcccctgacacacacacacacacacacacacacacacacacacacacacacactcacaggtcAAAATCTTTGATGGTTTCCCATGGCCCCTGAGTTCAAGTCCTAGCCTCGTGTCCACGTACCTCCCAAATGGGTCCCAGCTCCATTTCTTGCTACTCCCTGCAATGCCTCCCCATTCTCTAACAGCCCCCAAACCGTCAAGCCCCCAAATCTTTGCATGAACTGTGCCCGCACCTGGGATTCCGTCAGCGGCACCATATTAAGTGGTACCCACTAGGTGCTAAGCATTCTGCAAGAGATAGGAGGGACAGCAGCGTGAAGCCATGCCACCCCATACTCCCACCTGAGGAGGTTCTGTGAGCCAAGCCCTCCATGGCCCCTCCCCAAGGGGCGGGACCCCCTGCTCCGCACCCCAGAGCATCCCTGCTTTCTCCGACTCGTGCTCCCCGGTTCGTGCTACATAGTCCTGGCTGCTGTGCCTTTGACGCACCAGACAGCAGACGTGATGTGCCCATTGTACAGAAAGCGAGTTGAGGCTCAAGAAGCACTGCTGCATTGTACTCGGGGAGCAAGGAGGAGGAACAACTGTAGAGAGGGGCAGTGGCCCAGCCTGACAGGGGCACGGTGTAGAGGCCAGCAGGAGGTTTTCTGCACCTCTCTGCAGCCAGGCTTGGTGGAAGTCCGGGGACCTGGGTGTGAGTTCCTGTCTGGGAACAGCAGGACAAAGCTTTGCAGCATTCTTGTGGGGGCCATGGGCTTTGGCAAGAGTGATTCAATTTCTTTGCTGTCAGGAGAATGGAATTTCGTGGTGACTCCTTGAGGTCTGAAAACTGGAGGGGGGTGGCGGCCTagccacccccgcccccttccctAGGCTCAGCTCCAGCCTGAGgcactcccctcccctgccctcacccTAGACCCAAAGGCTCCCTCCAGGGACCCATTGGGCCAAACAACTCTGAGGAGGGGGGGTGGTGAGAGGAGGAGGTGCTGGGCCCAGGACAGGAAATGGGGACCCAGGGAAGGGATGGGGAGGGCTGAGCAGGTTGGCAGGAAACCCCTTGAGGCCTTAGGGTCCTTGGGAAGGGGAGTCGGGGAGAGGCTGTGTCGGGGTCCTCCCCAGGTGTGGGACACAGCCCCGGGGCTGGGCCCTCTGGAGCCAGGCTACTTGCTTTCCAATCCCAGAGGGGCCACTTCTCAGCTGTATCACCTTGGACCTGGGACAttcctcctctgagcctcag includes:
- the LFNG gene encoding beta-1,3-N-acetylglucosaminyltransferase lunatic fringe; protein product: MLKRCGRRLLLALAGALLACLLVLTADPPPPPVPAERGRRALRSLAGPSGAAPAPGLEAAAAPGVLVREVHSLSEYFSLLTRSRRDAGPPPGSVPRPADGHPRPPAEPLTPHDVFIAVKTTKKFHRARLDLLLETWISRHKEMTYIFTDGEDEALARRTGNVVNTNCSAAHSRQALSCKMAVEYDRFVESGRKWFCHVDDDNYVNVRALLKLLASYPHTQDIYLGKPSLDRPIQATERVSESKVRPVHFWFATGGAGFCISRGLALKMSPWASGGHFMSTAERIRLPDDCTIGYIVEALLGVPLIRSGLFHSHLENLQQVPTSELHEQVTLSYGMFENKRNAVHIKGPFSVEADPSRFRSIHCHLYPDTPWCPHTAIF